Proteins from a genomic interval of Streptomyces sp. NBC_00820:
- a CDS encoding DUF4328 domain-containing protein, with product MICARCDHYAAVPGSELCAQCAPASAGAAAVPAQPSGTQPLTAPPFTAPPFAAAPGAWLRSPVGLGQATAVLLGVVVAADLFAIWADLTQIDVTGDLADGVTGAAVLRRADRADTLYSASGVAQTCALIATMVMYLCWFYRVRVNAEVFDASAHSKTRGWAIAGWFVPVVNLWFPRRVTLDVWDASAPSGRRPGHVLVNSWWTLWLVSLLADRASARQYASAHEADELREAARQMMFSDMADIAAALLAVLVVLKLTRMQHEKALAGSAPDPAAG from the coding sequence ATGATCTGCGCCCGCTGTGACCACTACGCCGCCGTACCGGGGAGCGAGCTGTGCGCCCAGTGCGCGCCCGCGTCCGCCGGGGCCGCCGCCGTGCCCGCCCAGCCGTCCGGTACGCAGCCTCTCACCGCACCGCCTTTCACCGCACCGCCGTTCGCCGCGGCGCCCGGTGCCTGGCTGCGCTCGCCGGTCGGGCTCGGCCAGGCCACCGCGGTCCTGCTCGGAGTGGTCGTCGCGGCCGACCTGTTCGCCATCTGGGCCGACCTGACGCAGATCGACGTCACCGGGGATCTGGCCGACGGCGTCACCGGTGCCGCCGTACTCCGCCGGGCCGACCGCGCCGACACCCTCTACAGCGCTTCCGGGGTCGCCCAGACGTGCGCCCTGATCGCGACCATGGTCATGTACCTGTGCTGGTTCTACCGGGTGCGGGTCAACGCCGAGGTGTTCGACGCCTCCGCGCACTCCAAGACGCGCGGCTGGGCGATCGCCGGATGGTTCGTCCCGGTCGTGAACCTGTGGTTCCCGCGCCGGGTCACCCTCGACGTCTGGGACGCCAGCGCCCCCTCGGGCCGTCGTCCCGGACACGTCCTGGTCAACTCCTGGTGGACGCTGTGGCTCGTCTCCCTGCTCGCCGACCGGGCGTCGGCCAGGCAGTACGCCAGTGCCCACGAAGCGGACGAACTGCGGGAGGCCGCACGCCAGATGATGTTCTCCGACATGGCGGACATCGCCGCCGCGCTGCTCGCCGTGCTCGTCGTCCTCAAGCTGACGCGCATGCAGCACGAGAAGGCCCTCGCCGGTTCCGCGCCCGACCCGGCCGCTGGCTGA